A stretch of the Papaver somniferum cultivar HN1 chromosome 6, ASM357369v1, whole genome shotgun sequence genome encodes the following:
- the LOC113286431 gene encoding uncharacterized protein LOC113286431 isoform X2 yields the protein MHVPKRNHAIPFSAAMREEYATRTYLDPFKHVNLRDSNIVDLTYPETDVDSDDDFDGVVEELTYPETDVDSESDDDDYDEVVEDLPDPEFDILSQMDRDFGDAAVMSSNTLIEARSAGHLLWMKKQRKNQGRLESSSSEKFYMVYVDVYFRKNREPRYGITPSVLTLVSSKNIRSYSSSCLLGGND from the exons ATGCATGTGCCAAAACGGAATCACGCCATTCCTTTCTCAGCAGCGATGAG GGAAGAATATGCGACTCGTACATATCTTGATCCTTTTAAACACGTAAATCTTCGGGATTCAAATATTGTAGATTTAACCTATCCAGAAACTGATGTCGATTCCGACGACGATTTTGATGGTGTCGTTGAAGAATTAACCTATCCAGAAACTGATGTCGATTCCGAGAGTGACgacgatgattatgatgaggtTGTTGAAGATTTACCCGATCCAGAATTTGATATTTTATCCCAAATGGACCGCGATTTTGGTGATGCTGCAGTCATGTCGAGCAATACTCTAATAGAAGCACGTTCAGCAGGTCATCTCTTGTGGATGAAGAAGCAGAGGAAGAACCAGGGGAGGTTGGAGtcgtcttcatctgaaaaattctACATGGTTTACGTTGATGTCTATTTTAGAAAGAACAGGGAACCAAGATATGGGATTACCCCATCTGTGCTTACGTTGGTCTCGTCGAAAAATATTCGGAGTTATTCAAGTTCATGCCTACTTGGTGGCAATGATTAA
- the LOC113286431 gene encoding uncharacterized protein LOC113286431 isoform X1 translates to MSSSNKIAYHTRSTSLPTRSHPLALAVEEQLCKLRSSDLTSSISNNLVALKNLYECVEDFLSTEDGKCLDAVLDRSVMLLDVCGTIKDVLSMMKQSAQDLQSSIRRRSNEFDAYMSSRKKACKIIRICLSDLKRNTNKNNDLVTEVSLLAEVEATTLAVFESVLSFLSGPKQSNWSLVSKLTTKRAAQQVVTEVTKVDAALKNKVIEAKEVQKPLASLEMNLQDLEDGLESVFRCLIKNRVSLLNILNQ, encoded by the coding sequence ATGTCTTCCTCAAACAAAATTGCTTACCACACTCGCTCCACCAGTCTGCCTACCAGATCTCACCCTCTTGCTCTTGCAGTTGAGGAACAATTGTGCAAATTGAGATCTTCAGATCTCACCTCATCCATCTCCAACAACTTGGTTGCTCTAAAGAACTTGTATGAATGTGTTGAGGATTTCCTTTCTACCGAAGACGGAAAATGCTTAGACGCAGTCTTGGACAGATCTGTCATGTTATTGGATGTGTGTGGAACCATTAAGGATGTTTTGTCCATGATGAAACAATCTGCCCAGGATCTTCAGTCGTCTATCCGAAGGCGATCAAATGAATTTGACGCATACATGAGCTCAAGAAAGAAAGCATGCAAAATCATCCGAATCTGCCTTTCAGATCTTAAAAGAAACACCAACAAGAACAATGATCTCGTCACCGAAGTCAGCCTCCTGGCAGAAGTTGAAGCAACTACGCTTGCAGTTTTTGAATCTGTATTGTCTTTCCTATCTGGGCCAAAGCAAAGCAACTGGTCACTAGTCTCAAAGTTGACCACTAAACGCGCAGCACAACAAGTTGTTACTGAAGTAACTAAGGTTGATGCCGCATTGAAAAACAAAGTCATTGAAgcaaaagaagtgcagaagccaTTGGCTTCCCTTGAGATGAACCTTCAAGATCTTGAAGATGGACTAGA